From a region of the Alnus glutinosa chromosome 1, dhAlnGlut1.1, whole genome shotgun sequence genome:
- the LOC133865657 gene encoding protein JINGUBANG, translating into MRLHAWLAICSSSACTTTENDSTIPFQKNRPPFPDLLASDTSSSYCDITSGASSSCDSSAATSSDSLQSNLSLQTLPSVPSLQKLSRETLSLSVSQLCVASIKPRSSLPITCLAVHGNLLYAASSHEINVYDSATSAHLEAFNGQDSSSGSVKAVTFCDGKVITAHQDCKIRVWQRTATKRHKLLATLPTINDRLRRFVLPKNYVTVRRHKKRLWIQHADAVTGLAVNNGLIYSVSWDKSLNVWRASDLRCVEAIKAHEDAVNTVAVSVDGTVYTGSADRRIRVWTKPFGEKRHVLIATLEKHKSAVNALALNDDGSVLFSGACDRSILVWEREDSANYMVVTGALRGHNKAILCLINVSGLLFSGSADRTIRIWQRGHDARYCCLSVLDGHRKPVKSLAAVSEGASNGVVSVFGGTLDGEIKVWQVSVSSLNSPILSSHVLL; encoded by the coding sequence ATGAGGCtccacgcttggctagccatctgTTCCTCGTCCGCCTGTACCACCACCGAAAACGACTCAACCATCCCATTCCAGAAAAACCGGCCACCCTTTCCGGATCTCTTGGCTTCCGACACAAGCAGCTCCTACTGCGATATTACCAGTGGCGCCTCGTCATCTTGCGACTCTAGCGCCGCTACCAGCAGTGACAGCCTGCAATCCAATCTCTCCCTCCAAACCTTACCATCTGTCCCTTCCCTCCAGAAACTCTCCCGAGAGACCCTAAGCCTCTCCGTCTCTCAGCTCTGCGTCGCGTCCATTAAACCCAGGTCGTCCCTCCCAATCACCTGCCTCGCGGTCCATGGTAATCTCCTCTACGCAGCCTCCTCGCACGAAATCAACGTCTACGATAGCGCCACCTCCGCGCATCTCGAAGCATTCAACGGTCAGGATTCCTCCTCCGGCTCAGTAAAGGCTGTCACTTTCTGTGACGGCAAAGTCATCACTGCTCACCAGGACTGTAAGATCCGAGTCTGGCAGAGAACTGCCACCAAACGACACAAACTGTTAGCTACGCTCCCCACCATTAACGACCGCTTACGCCGTTTCGTACTTCCTAAGAACTACGTCACCGTTCGTCGTCACAAGAAGCGGCTCTGGATCCAGCACGCCGACGCCGTCACGGGCCTAGCCGTTAACAACGGTTTGATCTATTCGGTTTCGTGGGATAAGAGCTTGAATGTATGGCGGGCTTCTGACCTCCGTTGCGTGGAGGCCATTAAAGCTCACGAAGACGCCGTCAACACCGTGGCGGTCTCCGTTGACGGAACCGTTTACACGGGGTCCGCTGACAGGCGAATCCGGGTTTGGACCAAACCGTTTGGTGAGAAGCGCCACGTGTTGATAGCAACACTGGAAAAGCACAAATCGGCTGTGAACGCCTTAGCCTTGAACGACGACGGATCGGTGCTGTTTTCTGGTGCGTGTGACCGTTCGATACTGGTGTGGGAGAGAGAGGACAGTGCGAACTACATGGTGGTCACAGGGGCGTTGAGAGGTCACAATAAGGCAATACTGTGCTTGATCAACGTCTCTGGTTTGTTGTTCAGTGGGTCCGCTGATCGCACGATCAGGATTTGGCAACGGGGACACGATGCAAGGTACTGTTGCTTGTCTGTACTGGATGGACACCGGAAGCCAGTGAAGTCGTTGGCGGCTGTTTCAGAAGGCGCATCAAACGGTGTCGTGTCTGTCTTTGGTGGTACTCTTGATGGGGAGATTAAGGTGTGGCAGGTCTCAGTTTCAAGTCTTAACAGTCCAATATTATCCTCACATGTTCTATTATGA
- the LOC133858590 gene encoding vignain-like yields the protein MDMGKILLVALSLALLLGLAKSFDFQEEDLASEERLWDLYERWRSHHTVSQDLQEKHKRFNVFKENVKHVHKVNNMNKPYKLKLNKFADMTNHEFASSYAGSKVSHYRMFRGSRRGTGSFMHEKTDNLPSSVDWRKQGAVTGVKDQGKCGNCWAFSSVVAVEGINKIKTNELVSLSEQELVDCDTEDQGCDGGFMENAFEFIKQTGGLTAEKNYPYQALGGSCDSSKMNSPLVQIDGHESVPENDENALMKAVANQPVSVAIDAGGKDFQFYSEGVFNGDCGTELNHGVAIVGYGATQDGTNYWIVKNSWGPEWGEKGYFRVQRGVDAEEGLCGIAMEASYPIKTSSTNTKRTSFNDEL from the exons ATGGATATGGGGAAGATTTTATTGGTTGCTCTTTCATTAGCTCTGCTTTTGGGGCTTGCCAAGAGCTTTGACTTCCAAGAGGAGGACTTGGCTTCAGAAGAGAGACTCTGGGACTTGTATGAGAGGTGGAGGAGCCACCACACCGTTTCTCAGGACCTGCAGGAGAAGCATAAGCGTTTCAATGTGTTCAAGGAGAATGTGAAGCATGTTCACAAGGTGAACAATATGAATAAGCCGTACAAGCTGAAACTGAATAAGTTTGCGGATATGACCAACCATGAGTTTGCAAGCTCCTATGCCGGTTCAAAGGTTAGCCACTACAGGATGTTCCGAGGTAGCCGACGAGGGACCGGCAGTTTCATGCATGAGAAGACCGACAATCTTCCATCCTCTGTTGATTGGAGGAAACAAGGAGCAGTCACGGGTGTCAAGGACCAAGGCAAATGTGGCAA CTGCTGGGCATTTTCAAGTGTAGTTGCAGTGGAGGGcatcaacaaaatcaaaacaaacgaGTTAGTCTCCCTGTCAGAGCAAGAGCTGGTTGATTGCGATACTGAAGATCAAGGTTGTGATGGAGGATTCATGGAAAATGCATTTGAATTCATTAAGCAAACTGGTGGGTTGACAGCAGAGAAGAATTACCCCTACCAAGCCCTAGGTGGGTCATGTGACTCATCCAAG ATGAATTCTCCATTGGTGCAAATTGATGGACATGAGAGTGTTCCGGAAAATGATGAAAATGCCTTGATGAAAGCTGTTGCAAACCAGCCTGTATCTGTTGCAATTGATGCTGGTGGCAAGGATTTTCAATTCTACTCGGAG GGAGTATTCAACGGAGATTGTGGCACAGAGCTGAATCACGGGGTGGCGATTGTGGGCTATGGAGCAACTCAGGATGGAACGAATTACTGGATAGTGAAGAACTCCTGGGGACCCGAATGGGGAGAGAAGGGTTACTTCAGGGTGCAACGTGGAGTTGATGCAGAAGAGGGACTGTGTGGTATAGCCATGGAGGCCTCTTACCCCATCAAAACTTCCTCAACCAACACCAAAAGAACCTCCTTCAACGATGAGCTCTGA
- the LOC133858398 gene encoding uncharacterized protein LOC133858398, which produces MVKVSTYFAMTFGAFLFWQSMDKLHVWIALHQDEKNERLEKEAEIKRVREELLQQAKHRDPLA; this is translated from the exons atggtgaaaGTCTCGACCTACTTCGCGATGACCTTTGGAGCCTTCCTATTCTGGCAATCCATGGATAAGCTTCACGTCTGGATCGCTCTCCACCAAGACGAAAAG AATGAGAGATTGGAGAAGGAAGCAGAGATCAAGAGAGTCCGGGAGGAGCTATTGCAACAAGCCAAACATAGGGACCCTCTCGCGTGA
- the LOC133865650 gene encoding ABC transporter B family member 15-like, with protein MESKRGLLRFADGVDKLLLLFGTLGCIGDGSMCPVTMFVLSGLMNEYGGGAGFDLSMDVVDKYSLRLLYVAIGVGISAFIEGLCWTRTAERQTYRIRKEYLKAVLRQEVGFFDNKDASSTTFQVISTISSDAHCIQDTIAEKVPSCLAHISSFIFNIVVAFMLSWRLALAALPLSLMFIIPGVGFGKVLQDLGRKMMDAYGIAGGIVEQAISSIRTVYSYAGEHQTLDRFSSSLQKTMELGIKQGFAKGLLMGSMGIIFAVWAFQAWVGSVLVTERGEKGGVVFVSGVCVVLGGVSIMNVLPNLSSILEATNATTRILEMIERIPVIDSADGKGKILSYVRGEIEFKEVYFSYPSRPATPILQGLNFRVEAGKTVGLVGGSGSGKSTIISLLERFYDPVKGDILLDQYKIKRLQLKWLRSQMGLVNQEPILFATSIKENILFGKEEAPMDLVIHAAKAANAHDFIIELPQGYESQVGQFGVQLSGGQKQRIAIARALIRDPRILLLDEATSALDAGSERIVQGALDQASKGRTTIIVAHRLSTILRADLIVVLQSGRVVESGSHDELMHMNNGEGGAYSKMVHLQQPSMQNESFSSPYHQTEHRYHWQQTSPRTPQTPLISVRSSWQSSPAYPISSAFSINLAHTFQRHPYDYHNDEKIEKNDYPPYSQWRLLQMSAPEWKRALLGCLGAACYGTIPPIQGYCLGTVISVYFINDKSVIKSEIRLYCCIFLSLAVLCFISNLLQHYSFAIMGESLTKRVREKMLEKLLTFEIGWFDKDDNTSAAICARLATEANMVRSLIVERMSLLVQVFFSACLAFIVGLVVAWRVAIVMIAMQPLLIVSFYSKSVLMKRLSGKAKTAQSQGSQLASEATINHRTITAFCSQERTLSLFEEAMRGPRKESVKQSWFSGFGLFFSQFLTTAAVALTYWYGGRLVNQKLVTPKHLFQVFFLLISTGKDIADAGSMTSDIAKGGSAIRSVFAIIDRQSEIEPEDHNGIKVKKTFEGRIELKKVFFSYPARPDQMIFKGLSLKIEAGKTIALVGQSGSGKSTVIGLIERFYDPQNGSILIDERDIKSYNLRKLRSHIALVSQEPTLFAGTIRENIVYGKENAIESEVRKATRLANAHEFISSMKDGYDTYCGERGVQLSGGQKQRIALARAILKDPAILLLDEATSALDSVSEQLVQEALEKMMVGRTCVVVAHRLSTIQKADSIAVISDGKVVERGSHYDLLTIGRGGAYYSLIKLQNGNSPPK; from the exons ATGGAGAGCAAACGTGGGCTTCTTCGGTTTGCCGATGGTGTGGACAAGCTGCTCTTGTTATTCGGGACGTTGGGTTGCATTGGTGATGGGTCGATGTGCCCAGTCACGATGTTCGTTCTCAGCGGTTTGATGAATGAGTATGGAGGTGGAGCTGGTTTTGATTTATCCATGGACGTCGTTGACAAG TACTCACTCAGGCTGCTTTATGTTGCCATTGGAGTCGGGATATCGGCTTTCATTG AAGGACTATGTTGGACGAGAACTGCAGAAAGACAAACATATCGCATAAGAAAGGAATACTTAAAAGCAGTCCTCAGGCAAGAAGTTGGTTTCTTCGACAACAAAGATGCTTCTTCCACTACCTTCCAAGTCATTTCTACCATCTCTTCTGATGCCCATTGTATCCAAGATACTATAGCTGAGAAG GTACCCAGCTGCCTGGCTCACATCTCATCATTCATCTTTAACATAGTAGTTGCATTCATGCTTTCATGGCGACTTGCACTAGCTGCTCTTCCACTCTCTCTCATGTTTATCATTCCAGGAGTTGGATTTGGTAAGGTACTGCAGGACCTTGGAAGAAAGATGATGGATGCTTATGGGATTGCCGGTGGGATTGTAGAACAAGCAATCTCATCAATCCGCACCGTCTATTCATATGCAGGGGAGCATCAAACACTGGATAGATTCAGCTCTTCACTCCAGAAAACTATGGAGCTTGGCATAAAGCAGGGTTTTGCAAAGGGATTGCTGATGGGGAGCATGGGGATAATTTTTGCAGTTTGGGCTTTCCAGGCTTGGGTTGGGAGTGTTCTTGTAACGGAAAGAGGAGAGAAAGGCGGCGTTGTTTTCGTTTCTGGAGTCTGTGTCGTATTGGGAGGAGT GTCCATTATGAACGTGCTCCCAAATCTCTCATCCATCTTAGAGGCAACAAACGCTACTACTCGGATTCTGGAGATGATTGAACGGATTCCAGTTATAGACTCTGCAGATGGAAAAGGTAAAATCCTGTCATATGTGAGAGGAGAAATCGAATTTAAAGAGGTCTACTTTAGCTACCCATCAAGACCTGCTACACCTATACTTCAAGGACTCAATTTTAGGGTGGAAGCTGGAAAGACTGTAGGTCTTGTAGGAGGCAGTGGTTCTGGCAAGTCTACAATCATTTCCTTGCTTGAAAGATTTTATGACCCTGTCAAAGGAGATATTCTCCTTGATCAGTACAAAATAAAGAGACTACAACTTAAATGGCTGAGGTCCCAGATGGGACTAGTTAACCAAGAGCCAATTCTCTTTGCTACATCCATAAAAGAGAATATTCTGTTTGGCAAGGAAGAAGCTCCAATGGATCTTGTTATACATGCAGCTAAGGCTGCAAATGCACATGACTTTATCATTGAACTACCCCAAGGATATGAAAGTCAA GTAGGACAATTTGGAGTTCAATTATCTGGAGGGCAAAAGCAAAGGATTGCCATAGCAAGAGCTTTGATCAGAGACCCAAGAATCCTTTTGCTTGATGAAGCCACGAGTGCTTTGGATGCAGGGTCGGAAAGAATAGTACAGGGAGCCTTGGATCAGGCTTCAAAAGGGAGGACAACAATTATCGTAGCCCACCGCCTCTCCACAATCCTCAGGGCTGATTTGATAGTGGTTCTTCAATCGGGAAGAGTGGTTGAATCTGGTTCTCATGATGAGCTAATGCACATGAACAATGGAGAGGGTGGGGCATATAGCAAAATGGTGCATTTGCAGCAACCGAGCATGCAAAATGAAAGCTTCAGTAGTCCCTATCATCAAACAGAACATAGATATCATTGGCAACAAACTAGTCCTAGGACTCCCCAAACACCATTAATTAGTGTGAGATCAAGCTGGCAAAGCAGCCCAGCCTATCCCATCAGCTCAGCATTTTCCATCAATCTCGCACACACATTCCAAAGGCACCCTTACGATTACCATAATGAtgaaaagatagaaaaaaatgattatcCTCCATATTCCCAATGGCGATTACTACAAATGAGTGCACCTGAGTGGAAGCGAGCTTTACTTGGATGTTTAGGGGCTGCTTGCTATGGAACTATTCCCCCAATTCAAGGCTATTGCCTGGGAACAGTTATCTCAGTTTACTTTATAAATGACAAGTCTGTCATTAAATCAGAAATCAGACTCTATTGCTGCATCTTCTTAAGCCTAGCAGTTCTCTGTTTCATTTCCAATCTCTTACAACATTACAGTTTTGCAATTATGGGAGAGAGTTTAACGAAGAGGGTGCGAGAAAAGATGCTCGAGAAATTGCTAACCTTTGAGATAGGATGGTTTGATAAAGATGATAATACAAGTGCAGCCATCTGTGCACGGTTAGCCACTGAAGCCAATATGGTTCGCTCCCTCATTGTAGAACGAATGTCTTTGCTCGTTCAGGTTTTCTTTAGTGCGTGCTTGGCTTTTATAGTTGGATTAGTAGTCGCTTGGAGGGTAGCCATTGTAATGATTGCTATGCAGCCTTTACTCATTGTGAGCTTCTATTCAAAGAGTGTTCTGATGAAAAGGCTATCTGGAAAAGCAAAAACAGCACAAAGTCAGGGCAGTCAACTAGCAAGCGAAGCTACCATCAACCATAGGACTATCACTGCATTTTGCTCCCAGGAGAGAACATTGAGCCTATTTGAAGAAGCAATGAGAGGTCCCAGAAAGGAAAGTGTCAAACAATCATGGTTTTCAGGTTTTGGCCtgtttttctctcaatttttgaCGACAGCTGCTGTAGCTTTGACTTACTGGTATGGAGGGAGGCTTGTGAATCAGAAATTGGTCACTCCAAAACACCTTTTTCAGGTTTTCTTCTTGTTGATTAGCACTGGTAAAGACATTGCAGATGCAGGAAGCATGACTTCTGATATAGCCAAAGGTGGCAGCGCGATTAGATCAGTTTTTGCAATCATAGACAGGCAAAGTGAGATTGAGCCTGAAGACCATAATGgtattaaagttaaaaaaacttttGAGGGCCGCATAGAACTCAAGAAGGTGTTTTTTTCTTACCCAGCAAGGCCTGACCAAATGATCTTCAAGGGCCTTAGTCTCAAGATTGAAGCTGGAAAAACGATAGCATTGGTAGGACAAAGTGGCTCAGGCAAATCCACTGTCATTGGGTTGATTGAAAGATTTTATGACCCCCAAAATGGATCTATATTGATAGACGAACGTGACATCAAGAGCTACAATTTGAGGAAATTAAGGTCACATATTGCATTAGTGAGTCAGGAGCCCACCCTTTTTGCAGGAACTATTCGTGAGAACATTGTCTATGGTAAAGAGAATGCTATAGAATCTGAAGTAAGGAAGGCAACAAGGCTCGCGAATGCTCATGAATTTATAAG TTCTATGAAAGATGGTTATGATACTTACTGTGGAGAAAGAGGAGTCCAGCTATCAGGAGGCCAAAAGCAGAGGATAGCACTTGCTCGAGCTATACTCAAAGACCCAGCAATACTTCTCTTGGATGAGGCCACCAGCGCCCTCGATAGTGTGTCAGAACAGCTAGTCCAAGAGGCATTGGAGAAGATGATGGTAGGCAGAACATGTGTAGTTGTAGCTCATCGACTGTCCACAATACAGAAGGCGGACTCCATAGCTGTGATAAGTGATGGGAAGGTTGTGGAACGAGGATCACACTATGATCTCCTCACTATTGGACGTGGTGGTGCTTACTATTCTTTAATTAAGCTACAAAACGGTAACTCCCCACCTAAGTGA